In Bartonella machadoae, a single genomic region encodes these proteins:
- the cpdR gene encoding cell cycle two-component system response regulator CpdR produces MKRILLAEDDNDMRRFLAKALERAGYEVADFDNGASAYERLQEEPFSLLLTDIVMPEMDGIELARRATEIDPDLRVMFITGFAAVALNSNSDAPPDAKVLSKPFHLRELVNEVEKILIAA; encoded by the coding sequence ATGAAAAGAATCCTGCTTGCAGAAGATGATAATGATATGCGTCGCTTTCTGGCAAAGGCCCTAGAACGTGCAGGCTATGAAGTTGCCGATTTTGATAATGGTGCTAGCGCATATGAACGTTTACAAGAAGAGCCATTTTCTCTTCTCCTTACTGATATTGTAATGCCAGAAATGGATGGAATTGAACTGGCACGACGCGCTACTGAAATTGATCCTGATTTACGAGTGATGTTTATTACAGGTTTTGCTGCCGTTGCACTCAATTCAAATAGTGATGCCCCTCCTGATGCAAAGGTACTTTCTAAACCGTTTCATTTACGTGAGCTTGTAAATGAGGTTGAAAAAATACTTATAGCAGCTTAA